The Chitinophagales bacterium genome has a segment encoding these proteins:
- the mtaB gene encoding tRNA (N(6)-L-threonylcarbamoyladenosine(37)-C(2))-methylthiotransferase MtaB → MNTQKSIAFHTLGCKLNFSETSTIARQMQAKGYEQVDFKTSADVYVINTCSVTDDADAKCRNIVRKCMKQNKDAFIVVIGCYAQLKPKEIASIKGVDLVLGAAEKFQLADIIDDATKNACGQVLATEIENANFFTAAYSYGDRTRSFLKIQDGCDYKCSFCTIPLARGKSRSDTLDNIKKNAQELATKGIKEVVITGVNTGDYGKGIEENYSLLDVIKMLDKIDGIERYRISSIEPNLLTNEIIDFVAQSNKFMPHFHIPLQSGSNKILALMQRRYKRELYQDRVEKIKSVMPDACIGVDVIVGFPNETHEDFLETYNFINNLDISYLHVFTYSERANTKAIDIDGAVDMSIRKERNLQLRNLSDKKQQYFYQQFKGNTRTVLFEAEEKEQEMFGYTDNYIKISTPYNKNWINTLQAVEIS, encoded by the coding sequence GTGAATACACAAAAATCCATAGCGTTTCATACATTAGGTTGCAAATTAAATTTCTCCGAAACATCTACCATTGCTAGACAAATGCAAGCTAAAGGTTATGAGCAAGTCGACTTTAAAACTTCGGCAGATGTTTATGTTATAAACACTTGTTCTGTTACCGATGATGCTGATGCAAAATGTAGAAATATTGTAAGAAAATGCATGAAGCAAAATAAAGATGCTTTTATTGTGGTTATTGGATGCTACGCACAACTTAAACCAAAAGAAATTGCTAGTATTAAAGGTGTAGATTTAGTACTTGGTGCTGCCGAAAAATTTCAACTAGCAGATATTATAGACGATGCTACAAAAAATGCTTGTGGTCAGGTTTTAGCTACCGAAATTGAAAATGCTAACTTTTTTACAGCAGCGTATTCTTATGGAGATAGAACTCGGTCTTTTCTCAAAATTCAAGATGGTTGCGACTATAAATGTTCTTTTTGTACTATTCCGTTGGCTAGAGGAAAAAGTCGTAGTGATACACTAGACAACATCAAGAAAAATGCACAAGAATTAGCAACTAAAGGTATTAAAGAAGTGGTAATTACTGGTGTAAATACAGGCGATTATGGCAAAGGCATTGAAGAAAATTACTCATTACTAGATGTAATTAAAATGCTAGATAAAATTGATGGTATTGAACGATATAGAATTTCATCAATTGAACCAAATTTGTTGACTAACGAAATCATTGATTTTGTAGCACAAAGCAATAAATTTATGCCACACTTTCACATTCCGTTGCAAAGTGGAAGCAACAAAATTTTAGCACTCATGCAACGCAGATACAAACGAGAACTATATCAAGATAGAGTAGAGAAAATTAAATCAGTTATGCCAGATGCTTGTATTGGTGTAGATGTTATTGTAGGGTTTCCTAACGAAACACATGAAGATTTTTTAGAAACTTATAATTTTATAAATAATTTAGATATAAGTTATTTACATGTATTTACATATTCAGAAAGAGCCAATACCAAAGCAATAGATATTGATGGAGCAGTAGACATGAGCATACGAAAAGAAAGAAATTTACAACTACGCAATTTGTCCGATAAAAAACAACAATATTTTTATCAGCAATTTAAAGGCAATACTAGAACAGTTTTGTTTGAAGCCGAAGAAAAAGAACAGGAAATGTTTGGCTATACAGACAACTATATTAAAATAAGTACACCTTATAATAAAAACTGGATTAACACTTTACAAGCAGTAGAAATTAGTTAA
- a CDS encoding WbqC family protein has protein sequence MSDENRLLAPWYAPNLSYCNHIFNNEIVFCGKIRHQKRSYRNRTEILNANGRLRLTIPIEHSRKENQWYKDVKISYAEDWQKNHWNGITASYRKSAFFEYYEHKLFSFYTEKKYVFLFDYNIAMLQTMLEMLQVEKSFTIDTSNEYHIRIHAFNQENNTSYLQVFSDRFPFEPNLSTLDLIFNLGGKKATQFIVDCS, from the coding sequence ATGTCAGACGAAAATAGATTATTAGCACCTTGGTATGCTCCGAATTTGAGTTACTGCAATCATATATTTAATAATGAGATTGTTTTTTGTGGAAAAATAAGACATCAAAAACGCAGTTATAGAAATAGAACAGAAATTTTAAACGCCAATGGTAGATTGCGATTAACCATACCAATAGAACACAGCAGAAAAGAAAATCAATGGTATAAAGATGTAAAAATCAGCTATGCAGAAGATTGGCAAAAAAATCATTGGAATGGAATCACGGCGTCTTATAGAAAGTCTGCTTTTTTTGAATACTACGAGCATAAACTATTCTCTTTTTATACAGAAAAAAAATATGTATTTTTATTCGATTATAATATTGCAATGTTGCAAACTATGCTAGAAATGCTACAAGTAGAAAAATCCTTTACTATAGATACGAGTAACGAATATCACATCAGAATTCATGCATTTAATCAAGAAAATAATACTAGTTATCTTCAAGTTTTTTCAGACCGATTTCCATTTGAACCAAATTTGTCAACACTAGATTTAATTTTTAATCTAGGTGGAAAAAAAGCCACACAATTTATAGTTGATTGTTCTTAA
- the nirK gene encoding nitrite reductase, copper-containing: MKTMNFIKMTMVAILVALLFVGCRQNGNAKKTDNKNVDLVAKGEATAELTLPPNVPPPVGSRAPKKLKVEMEIIEKEGELDNGVKYVFWTFGGAVPGRFIRGRVGDEIEFTLKNHPDNKLPHNIDLHAVTGQGGGAAASFVSPGHQKTFSFKLINPGLYVYHCATAPVGMHIANGMYGLILVEPEGGLPPVDREYYVMQGDFYTEGKYGETGLQAFDMQKAFDEQPEYVVFNGKVGSLAGDNALHAKVGETIRLFVGNGGPNLVSSFHVIGEIFDKVYVEGGSVINHNVQTTLIPAGGAAIVEFKAEVPSNLILVDHSIFRAFNKGALGMIKVEGNENKKVFNGEAIEGIYKPEGGTIQKSPTNNTTNTPVKELTKDEKIAAGKLIFNNACFACHQSNGQGVPNAFPPLAKSDYLNSDKNKAIMAVIHGLKGEVTVNGKKYNSQMPAQSLSDAEVASVLTYIYSQWGNNGTEVTSADVKKLR; the protein is encoded by the coding sequence ATGAAAACAATGAACTTTATTAAAATGACAATGGTAGCAATATTAGTAGCATTGCTATTTGTTGGATGTAGGCAAAACGGAAACGCTAAAAAGACAGATAATAAAAATGTCGATTTAGTAGCTAAAGGCGAAGCAACAGCCGAATTAACTTTGCCACCAAATGTTCCACCACCTGTTGGCAGTAGAGCTCCAAAAAAATTAAAAGTAGAAATGGAAATTATTGAAAAAGAAGGAGAGTTAGACAATGGTGTTAAGTATGTATTCTGGACATTTGGAGGTGCAGTTCCAGGTCGCTTTATTAGAGGTAGAGTAGGCGACGAAATTGAGTTCACACTTAAAAACCATCCAGATAACAAATTACCACATAATATAGATTTACACGCTGTTACAGGACAAGGTGGTGGTGCTGCTGCTTCTTTTGTTTCACCAGGACACCAAAAAACTTTTTCATTTAAATTAATTAATCCAGGGTTATATGTGTATCACTGTGCTACTGCACCAGTTGGTATGCATATTGCTAATGGCATGTACGGTCTAATTTTAGTTGAACCAGAAGGTGGTTTGCCTCCAGTGGATAGAGAATACTATGTAATGCAAGGTGATTTTTATACTGAAGGCAAGTATGGAGAAACTGGTTTACAGGCTTTTGATATGCAAAAAGCATTTGATGAACAACCTGAATATGTTGTATTCAATGGTAAAGTTGGTTCATTAGCTGGTGATAATGCATTACATGCTAAAGTTGGAGAAACCATTAGATTATTTGTAGGTAATGGTGGTCCTAACTTAGTATCAAGTTTTCATGTTATTGGTGAAATATTTGATAAAGTTTATGTAGAAGGCGGTTCTGTAATTAATCATAATGTACAAACAACTTTAATTCCTGCTGGTGGTGCTGCTATTGTAGAATTTAAAGCTGAAGTTCCTTCAAACTTAATTTTGGTTGACCACTCTATTTTTAGAGCATTTAATAAAGGTGCTTTAGGTATGATTAAAGTAGAAGGTAACGAAAACAAAAAAGTATTTAATGGAGAAGCTATAGAAGGTATTTACAAACCAGAAGGTGGAACTATTCAAAAAAGTCCTACTAACAACACTACAAATACACCTGTTAAAGAATTAACTAAAGATGAAAAAATTGCAGCTGGTAAACTCATCTTTAATAATGCTTGTTTTGCTTGTCATCAATCAAACGGACAAGGTGTGCCTAATGCTTTTCCTCCTTTAGCAAAATCAGATTATTTGAATAGCGATAAGAACAAAGCAATTATGGCTGTTATTCATGGCTTAAAAGGAGAAGTTACGGTTAATGGTAAAAAATACAATAGCCAAATGCCTGCACAATCATTATCTGATGCAGAAGTAGCAAGTGTACTTACTTATATCTATAGCCAATGGGGAAATAATGGAACTGAAGTTACTAGTGCTGATGTTAAAAAATTAAGATAA
- a CDS encoding cytochrome c, producing the protein MKKILIIPILAILFTIACKSPSSEDFSSKDNAAEEATTEETATTSSKDAKMLAGVAVYKKTCFACHQAEGQGVENAFPPLAKSDYLNADVDRAIKGIIHGQSGEMVVNGKTYNSAMPPQDLSDEEIANVLTYVLNNWENSGGDITAEQVSKLR; encoded by the coding sequence ATGAAAAAAATATTAATTATTCCAATCCTAGCAATACTATTTACTATTGCTTGTAAAAGTCCATCTTCCGAAGATTTTTCTTCTAAAGACAATGCTGCTGAAGAAGCTACTACAGAAGAAACAGCTACAACATCATCTAAAGATGCAAAAATGTTAGCTGGTGTAGCGGTATATAAAAAAACTTGTTTTGCTTGTCATCAAGCAGAAGGTCAAGGTGTAGAAAATGCTTTTCCACCTTTAGCAAAATCAGATTATCTAAATGCAGATGTTGATAGAGCCATTAAAGGTATTATTCACGGACAAAGTGGTGAAATGGTGGTAAATGGTAAAACATATAATTCAGCTATGCCTCCACAAGATTTATCAGATGAAGAAATTGCTAATGTATTGACTTATGTTTTAAATAACTGGGAAAATTCTGGTGGAGACATTACTGCAGAACAAGTAAGTAAATTAAGATAG
- a CDS encoding formylglycine-generating enzyme family protein, whose protein sequence is MKKIILILSIFLPFIAFTQMKWIDGGSYKPMYGADSGKLVKVNGFYIDETLVTNKEYLSFVTKYPQWKKGNTKKIFADESYLNNWTSDTKFPNTLLNTPVTFISWFAAKAYCECQGKRLPTNDEWEFVAMANAKLKDARKDSLNNAKILEQMQKRNTQFINVKQSAPNLYGVYDLHNLVWEWTYDFNAVMIGGENRNNNNKNLFCAAGSLNANNLMDYVGFMRFAFRASVKANYNVGNLGFRCVKSK, encoded by the coding sequence ATGAAAAAAATAATTTTAATATTGAGTATATTTTTACCATTTATTGCATTTACACAAATGAAATGGATAGACGGTGGTTCGTACAAACCAATGTATGGTGCCGATAGTGGTAAATTAGTAAAGGTAAACGGATTTTATATAGATGAAACACTAGTTACCAACAAAGAATATCTAAGCTTTGTAACTAAATATCCACAGTGGAAAAAAGGCAATACTAAAAAAATATTTGCAGATGAAAGTTATTTAAACAATTGGACATCAGATACCAAGTTTCCCAATACTTTATTAAATACGCCAGTAACATTTATCAGTTGGTTTGCGGCTAAAGCATATTGCGAGTGCCAAGGTAAAAGATTACCTACCAACGACGAATGGGAATTCGTTGCAATGGCAAATGCTAAATTAAAAGATGCAAGAAAAGACTCGCTCAATAATGCAAAAATTTTAGAGCAAATGCAAAAACGAAATACGCAGTTTATCAATGTAAAACAATCGGCACCAAATTTATATGGTGTGTACGATTTACATAATTTGGTTTGGGAATGGACTTATGATTTTAATGCAGTTATGATTGGTGGCGAAAACAGAAATAATAATAATAAAAATTTGTTTTGTGCTGCTGGCTCACTTAATGCTAATAATTTAATGGATTATGTAGGATTTATGAGATTTGCTTTTAGAGCAAGCGTTAAGGCAAATTATAATGTTGGGAATCTTGGTTTTAGATGTGTAAAATCAAAATAA
- a CDS encoding alginate export family protein, producing MKNKIYLLIVFLMLIDIVHAQEINLAVQFRPRAEFRNGYSLPIAENQKPAFFVQHRGRVTMDYKSELIDFKIAAQDVRVWGNTALLSTVDNNFGIHELYTQINLKKNFAIKLGRQEIKYDNERFFGAVDWSQAALSHDALLVKYTTNKVDAQLGVAYNQSGIRTNGTYYNVGKNYKTLQYLWARYSPNDVFKISGLFLNNGMQASKNNSTDTTKTNFSQTFGTYMLLTKGKIKADLSAYYQFGKTQSWDNNKLSAFEVSASINYQPIKLLNIGIGYEYLSGNKSNSTKTNAFTPFYGTNHKFNGWMDYYFVGNHTNSVGLQDINAQINIKHDKFSTSLIYHHFNTADGSNYKLGNLGDELDFQLQVPIYKFIKCTVGYSHYFTTDELNALKGITTPKKSQDWLWFALDINTTIFNWKKKDDTNETK from the coding sequence ATGAAAAATAAAATATATTTATTAATAGTATTTTTAATGCTAATTGATATAGTACATGCTCAAGAAATAAACTTAGCTGTACAATTTAGACCAAGAGCCGAATTTAGAAATGGATATAGTTTGCCTATTGCAGAAAACCAAAAACCAGCTTTCTTTGTGCAACACAGAGGCAGAGTTACTATGGACTATAAAAGTGAACTCATTGATTTTAAAATTGCAGCACAAGATGTAAGAGTTTGGGGAAATACAGCTTTGCTAAGCACTGTAGATAATAATTTTGGCATTCACGAACTGTATACACAAATTAATTTAAAAAAGAATTTTGCTATTAAGTTAGGTCGTCAAGAAATTAAATACGATAACGAACGATTTTTTGGAGCAGTCGATTGGTCGCAAGCAGCATTGTCGCACGATGCACTCTTGGTTAAATACACTACCAATAAAGTAGATGCACAATTAGGCGTAGCGTATAATCAATCTGGAATTAGAACCAATGGCACTTACTATAATGTAGGTAAGAATTATAAAACTTTACAGTACTTGTGGGCAAGATATTCACCAAACGATGTATTTAAAATTAGTGGATTGTTTTTAAACAACGGAATGCAAGCCAGTAAAAATAATTCAACAGATACTACTAAAACTAATTTTTCTCAAACATTTGGAACATATATGTTATTAACTAAAGGAAAAATTAAAGCAGATTTAAGTGCTTATTATCAGTTTGGAAAAACACAAAGTTGGGACAATAACAAACTAAGTGCTTTTGAAGTGTCGGCTTCTATTAATTATCAACCAATAAAATTATTAAATATAGGTATTGGTTATGAATATTTATCTGGAAATAAATCAAATAGTACAAAAACAAATGCATTCACACCTTTTTACGGAACCAATCATAAGTTTAATGGTTGGATGGATTATTATTTCGTAGGCAATCATACCAATAGTGTTGGCTTACAAGACATCAATGCTCAAATTAATATAAAACATGACAAGTTTTCTACAAGTTTAATCTATCATCATTTTAATACAGCCGATGGAAGTAACTATAAATTAGGCAACTTAGGAGATGAGTTAGACTTTCAATTACAAGTACCAATCTATAAATTTATAAAATGTACTGTAGGATATTCGCATTACTTTACTACAGATGAATTGAATGCACTTAAAGGAATTACTACTCCAAAAAAATCGCAAGATTGGCTTTGGTTTGCTTTAGATATAAATACTACTATCTTTAACTGGAAGAAAAAAGATGACACTAATGAAACAAAATAA
- a CDS encoding SCO family protein, translating into MKQNKILLSLLCLLLIFQSCKQKEKETTVDEHTLPSAATEVSDLSIYNLESTWKTQDNKSIQFKDLNGNVLVVVMIYTTCKSACPRLVADMKSLAAKVGTTNKPIQYILVSIDPKTDTPERFKQFAKDNDMTDSKWLFLTGDDASTREFANVVAMKYASISPIDFSHSNIISVFNAQGELEHQMEGLAVDNSETVAIIKSLAE; encoded by the coding sequence ATGAAACAAAATAAAATACTTTTAAGTTTACTATGTTTATTATTGATATTTCAATCGTGTAAACAAAAAGAAAAAGAAACCACAGTAGATGAACATACACTACCAAGTGCTGCTACTGAGGTATCAGATTTATCAATCTATAATTTAGAATCAACTTGGAAAACACAAGACAATAAATCAATTCAGTTTAAAGACTTAAATGGAAATGTTTTAGTTGTAGTAATGATTTATACTACTTGTAAATCTGCTTGTCCACGCTTGGTTGCTGATATGAAATCACTAGCAGCAAAAGTAGGTACAACCAATAAACCAATTCAATATATTTTAGTAAGTATTGATCCAAAAACAGATACACCAGAACGATTTAAACAGTTTGCCAAAGACAATGACATGACCGATAGCAAATGGTTATTTTTAACTGGCGATGATGCTTCTACAAGAGAGTTTGCCAATGTTGTAGCTATGAAATATGCTTCTATTTCTCCAATAGATTTTTCTCACAGTAATATTATTTCTGTATTTAATGCACAAGGAGAGTTAGAACATCAAATGGAAGGTTTAGCTGTAGACAATAGCGAAACAGTAGCAATCATTAAATCACTAGCAGAATAA
- a CDS encoding DUF2892 domain-containing protein, with product MKHNMGKTDKMIRTAIALIIAVLYFVGVIKGTLAIVLLIVATVLLLTNFISFCPLYTVLGINTNKEDKA from the coding sequence ATGAAACACAATATGGGAAAAACAGACAAAATGATTAGAACTGCAATTGCTTTAATAATTGCTGTTTTATATTTTGTTGGCGTAATTAAAGGTACTTTAGCTATAGTATTATTAATAGTAGCTACTGTTTTGTTGCTTACTAATTTTATTAGCTTTTGTCCGTTGTATACTGTGTTAGGTATCAATACCAATAAAGAAGATAAAGCGTAA
- a CDS encoding 3'-5' exonuclease produces the protein MYLFFDTETTGIPKNYKAPVTDVNNWPRLVQLAYLLYDNNATLVASGDFIIQPSGFIIPASATKIHGISTAKAIQEGQPLLDVLQQFNALISQANYLVAHNMAFDEKIVGAELIRNSMPNSIDVKRKICTMQQTVNFCAINGLYGYKWPKLSELHYKLFNTGFDEAHNAAVDISATAKCFWELKRRGIL, from the coding sequence ATGTATTTATTTTTTGATACTGAAACTACTGGAATTCCTAAAAACTACAAAGCACCTGTTACTGATGTTAACAATTGGCCAAGATTAGTGCAACTCGCCTATTTACTTTATGACAATAATGCTACGCTAGTTGCTAGTGGCGATTTTATTATTCAACCTAGTGGTTTTATTATTCCTGCAAGTGCTACAAAAATTCATGGCATTTCTACAGCAAAAGCAATTCAAGAAGGTCAACCACTCCTTGATGTACTACAACAATTCAATGCTTTAATCTCTCAAGCTAATTATTTGGTAGCACACAATATGGCATTCGATGAAAAAATTGTTGGTGCAGAGTTGATAAGAAATAGTATGCCTAATAGTATTGATGTGAAAAGGAAAATCTGTACAATGCAACAAACTGTAAACTTTTGTGCAATTAATGGATTGTATGGTTACAAGTGGCCAAAATTGTCTGAGTTGCACTACAAATTGTTTAACACTGGTTTTGATGAAGCACACAATGCAGCTGTAGATATTAGTGCAACTGCAAAATGTTTTTGGGAATTAAAACGCAGAGGTATTTTGTAA
- a CDS encoding glycosyltransferase — MTSSEQKDKNLSVAMVIDTWDDARNGAVISTQRFTNMLREDGNTVFVITSGKEEAGKIALKEFYAPIVKKVMQKMKFSFAWPNKKKITAIFPQLDLIHNHMPFWLSYKTIKWARKANIPVISTFHVQAEQIAHNAGFRQAFVVKFVYKLFVRFIYNKSDLVICPSKFAEDEIKRQGCTTPTVVISNGVTNQYKVLKNIPKKSDLFTILSVGRNAYEKRQDMILRAVARSKYKEQIHVQIIGDGPRRPKLEALSKKLQLKNIEFNSVSQNEVVQYYNQADLYIHAAAVEVECMTATEAMACGMPLLIADSDLSATKQFALNNDFLFKDEEELVRKIEYYFEHQEALTEARTAYLEKAKQYSIDISYQKLLAAYRSVLK; from the coding sequence ATGACTAGTAGCGAACAGAAAGATAAAAACCTTAGTGTTGCCATGGTAATTGATACTTGGGACGATGCAAGAAATGGTGCAGTAATTTCTACGCAACGCTTTACTAATATGCTTCGTGAAGATGGCAATACCGTTTTCGTAATTACTTCTGGAAAAGAAGAAGCAGGAAAAATTGCATTAAAAGAATTCTACGCTCCAATTGTAAAAAAAGTAATGCAAAAGATGAAATTTTCTTTTGCTTGGCCAAATAAGAAAAAAATAACTGCTATTTTTCCTCAATTAGATTTAATACACAACCATATGCCATTTTGGTTGAGTTATAAAACCATTAAATGGGCAAGAAAAGCAAATATTCCAGTAATCTCTACTTTTCATGTACAAGCAGAACAAATTGCTCACAATGCTGGATTTAGACAAGCTTTTGTAGTAAAATTTGTATATAAATTATTTGTTCGTTTTATTTATAACAAATCAGATTTGGTAATTTGTCCTAGTAAATTTGCCGAAGATGAAATTAAAAGACAAGGTTGTACTACACCAACAGTAGTTATTTCTAATGGTGTTACCAATCAGTATAAAGTATTAAAAAACATTCCTAAGAAATCTGACTTGTTTACTATTTTAAGCGTAGGAAGAAATGCTTACGAAAAAAGACAAGATATGATTTTAAGAGCTGTGGCTCGTTCTAAATACAAAGAGCAAATTCATGTACAAATTATTGGCGATGGACCAAGAAGACCGAAACTAGAAGCATTGAGTAAAAAACTTCAATTAAAAAATATTGAATTTAATAGTGTTTCTCAAAATGAAGTGGTGCAATATTACAATCAAGCAGATTTATATATACACGCTGCTGCTGTAGAAGTTGAATGTATGACTGCTACAGAAGCAATGGCTTGTGGTATGCCTTTGCTTATTGCAGATTCTGATTTAAGTGCGACGAAACAATTTGCTTTAAACAACGATTTTTTATTTAAAGACGAAGAAGAGTTAGTTCGTAAGATTGAATACTACTTTGAACATCAAGAAGCGTTAACAGAAGCGAGAACAGCTTACTTAGAAAAAGCCAAACAATACAGTATTGATATTTCATATCAGAAATTACTAGCAGCATATAGGTCTGTGTTAAAATAG
- a CDS encoding 30S ribosomal protein THX, with translation MGKGDKKSKKGKIFMGSFGKVRPRKQKSKTTKESK, from the coding sequence ATGGGAAAAGGAGATAAAAAATCAAAAAAAGGTAAAATTTTCATGGGTTCTTTTGGTAAAGTAAGACCTAGAAAACAAAAAAGCAAAACCACTAAAGAAAGCAAATAA
- the ychF gene encoding redox-regulated ATPase YchF, with product MGLQCGIVGLPNVGKSTLFNAVSNNAKAQASNYRFCTIDPNVGLVDVPDSRLQKLAELVQPNKVIPTTIEFVDIAGLVKGASKGEGLGNKFLANIREVDAIVHVIRCFEDDNVLREEGEINPIGDKEIIETELQFKDLESVEKKITKIEKQAKSGDATAKKELAILQQCLTALNEGKNIRSLDLSKEDKTAIADLQLLSDKPVLFVANVDEASILTGNKYSEQLKAIAEQEGAEVIVLNNSVEAQLSEMDADDRTLFQQDYGLEEPGLDKLIRSAYKLLHLITYFTAGVQEVRAWTIKDGWKAPQAAGVIHTDFEKGFIKAEVIAYEDYVKYGSEVAAKENGKWRMEGKEYVFKDGDVVHFRFNV from the coding sequence ATGGGTTTGCAATGCGGAATTGTAGGTTTACCTAATGTAGGAAAATCAACACTATTTAATGCTGTTAGTAATAATGCAAAAGCACAAGCAAGTAATTATCGTTTTTGTACTATTGATCCGAATGTTGGTTTAGTAGATGTTCCTGATAGCAGATTACAAAAATTAGCAGAATTGGTTCAACCAAACAAAGTTATTCCTACAACTATAGAGTTTGTAGATATTGCTGGATTGGTAAAAGGTGCTAGTAAAGGCGAAGGTTTAGGCAATAAATTTTTAGCCAATATTAGAGAAGTAGATGCGATTGTACATGTAATAAGATGTTTTGAAGATGATAATGTACTTAGAGAAGAAGGCGAAATTAATCCAATTGGCGATAAAGAAATTATAGAAACTGAACTACAGTTTAAAGACCTAGAAAGTGTAGAGAAAAAAATCACCAAAATAGAAAAACAAGCAAAATCTGGTGATGCTACAGCAAAAAAAGAATTGGCAATTCTACAACAATGTTTAACTGCATTAAATGAAGGTAAGAATATAAGAAGTTTAGACTTAAGCAAAGAAGATAAAACAGCTATTGCAGATTTACAACTACTATCGGACAAACCAGTTTTATTTGTTGCCAATGTAGACGAAGCATCTATTCTTACTGGAAATAAATATTCTGAACAACTGAAAGCTATTGCAGAACAAGAAGGTGCAGAAGTAATTGTACTGAACAACTCTGTAGAAGCACAACTTTCTGAAATGGACGCAGATGACAGAACGCTATTTCAACAAGACTATGGTTTAGAAGAACCTGGTTTAGATAAATTGATTCGTTCTGCATACAAACTGTTACATCTAATTACTTATTTTACTGCTGGCGTACAAGAAGTAAGAGCTTGGACGATTAAAGATGGCTGGAAAGCACCACAAGCAGCTGGCGTTATTCACACCGATTTTGAAAAAGGATTTATTAAAGCAGAAGTAATTGCTTACGAAGACTATGTAAAATATGGTTCGGAAGTTGCTGCTAAAGAAAACGGAAAGTGGAGAATGGAAGGTAAAGAATATGTTTTTAAAGATGGAGATGTAGTACATTTTAGATTTAATGTTTAA
- a CDS encoding DUF3276 family protein, with protein sequence MENEKKFDNGVFSKRVKAGKRRTYFFDVRTTKNNDYYITITESKKRFNEESYDRHKVFVYKEDFVKFVNALQETVDHIKTELLPDYDFDAHNHDDYDNYDEQNTSNDEVVQNNDEFNSSNNDNEIEEPEKWD encoded by the coding sequence GTGGAGAACGAAAAAAAATTTGACAACGGTGTTTTCTCTAAAAGAGTAAAAGCAGGTAAAAGAAGAACTTACTTCTTTGATGTAAGAACTACCAAAAACAACGATTATTACATCACGATTACTGAAAGCAAAAAAAGATTTAACGAAGAATCGTACGACAGACATAAAGTGTTTGTTTACAAGGAAGACTTTGTAAAATTTGTTAATGCTTTACAAGAAACTGTAGATCATATTAAAACTGAGTTATTGCCAGACTACGATTTTGATGCTCACAATCATGATGATTATGATAATTACGATGAGCAAAATACAAGCAATGACGAAGTAGTTCAAAATAACGATGAATTTAATTCTTCTAATAACGATAATGAGATTGAAGAACCTGAAAAATGGGACTAA